The following are from one region of the Thermosinus carboxydivorans Nor1 genome:
- a CDS encoding winged helix-turn-helix transcriptional regulator: MLTINNKNYICSLDYAVSLIKGKWKAVIICHLNDQSYRFLELHRKLPGISEKVLTEKLRELENDGLVERVSYPEIPPRVEYRLTPLGLSLSKVLDALQVWGEDYIALTKKLHKQTDQER, encoded by the coding sequence ATGCTTACAATCAACAACAAAAACTACATCTGCAGTCTTGACTATGCCGTCAGCCTCATCAAAGGCAAATGGAAAGCCGTAATTATTTGCCACCTCAATGATCAATCCTATCGTTTTCTCGAACTCCACCGCAAACTTCCCGGCATCAGCGAAAAAGTCCTCACCGAAAAACTGCGTGAACTGGAAAATGACGGACTTGTCGAACGCGTATCGTATCCGGAAATACCGCCCCGTGTCGAATACCGCCTAACCCCTCTTGGTCTTAGTCTATCCAAAGTATTGGATGCTTTGCAGGTTTGGGGCGAAGACTATATCGCCCTAACGAAAAAACTTCACAAACAGACAGATCAGGAACGCTAG
- a CDS encoding pro-sigmaK processing inhibitor BofA family protein: MPNWLSFSSDFNVILAYIFGIILIILVARVLLMPIRLIFRLVYNGLIGGIMLWILNFIGGHIGFTIAINPITALIAGFLGLPGVILLILFKIFIAG, from the coding sequence ATGCCAAACTGGTTAAGTTTCAGTAGCGATTTTAACGTTATCCTGGCATACATATTCGGGATTATCCTGATTATTTTGGTGGCGCGGGTGCTATTAATGCCGATTAGGCTGATCTTTCGGTTGGTATACAACGGGCTGATCGGTGGGATTATGCTATGGATACTGAATTTTATCGGCGGTCATATCGGCTTTACGATCGCTATCAACCCCATCACCGCCTTAATCGCCGGTTTTTTGGGATTGCCGGGAGTGATTTTGCTGATTTTATTTAAAATATTTATTGCCGGGTAG
- the dnaX gene encoding DNA polymerase III subunit gamma/tau produces MMAYLALYRQWRPQDFDSLVGQDHVRTTLKNAIIAGKIAHAYLFAGPRGTGKTSTAKILAKALNCLHGPTPNPCNHCPHCERINSGASMDVFEIDAASNRGIDEIRDLRETVKFAPVDGRYKVYIIDEVHMLTPEAFNALLKTLEEPPAHVVFILATTEPHKIPATIHSRCQRYDFRRIGVKEIEGRLAEVAAKNNLNITPDALKLIAVHADGGMRDALSILDQCTALDDTAVTVTHVRQLLGLIGHEGIWRITAALANRDSTAVLLALDELVALGKDVRQLLLELAQHLRSLMLFKAAPDVETIDMYSTDREVLTEQSAKFLMRNWCECSRRCRRRPMKRAGRRSRASRLR; encoded by the coding sequence ATGATGGCCTACCTGGCCTTGTACCGCCAGTGGCGACCGCAGGATTTTGACAGTCTTGTGGGCCAGGACCATGTCCGTACTACGCTCAAGAATGCCATTATCGCCGGAAAAATCGCCCACGCCTATCTGTTCGCCGGGCCCCGGGGTACAGGCAAGACCAGCACGGCCAAGATTTTGGCCAAGGCGCTCAACTGCCTCCATGGTCCGACGCCTAATCCTTGCAACCATTGTCCCCATTGCGAACGCATTAACAGCGGCGCTTCCATGGACGTGTTTGAAATTGACGCCGCCTCCAATCGCGGGATTGATGAAATCCGCGACTTGCGGGAGACGGTCAAGTTTGCCCCTGTTGACGGCCGCTACAAAGTATATATCATCGACGAAGTACATATGTTGACTCCCGAGGCGTTCAACGCCCTCCTGAAAACATTGGAGGAGCCGCCGGCTCATGTCGTGTTTATCCTCGCTACGACTGAGCCGCATAAAATTCCCGCTACCATTCATTCGCGCTGTCAGCGCTATGACTTTCGGCGCATTGGCGTAAAGGAGATTGAAGGACGACTGGCCGAGGTCGCGGCGAAAAATAACTTGAATATTACGCCTGATGCGTTGAAATTGATTGCCGTCCATGCTGACGGCGGCATGCGGGATGCGTTAAGCATTCTTGACCAGTGCACCGCTCTGGACGACACTGCGGTGACAGTGACGCATGTTCGTCAACTGTTAGGTCTCATTGGTCACGAAGGGATTTGGCGTATCACCGCTGCGCTGGCCAATCGCGATAGCACGGCCGTATTGCTGGCGCTGGATGAACTGGTCGCCCTCGGCAAGGATGTGCGACAACTGCTGTTAGAACTCGCGCAACACCTCCGCAGTCTGATGCTGTTTAAGGCGGCGCCTGATGTGGAAACAATTGATATGTACTCGACCGACCGGGAAGTATTGACTGAGCAGAGCGCGAAATTTCTCATGCGGAACTGGTGCGAATGCTCCAGGCGCTGCAGGAGGCGGCCAATGAAGCGCGCTGGGCGACGGAGCCGCGCATCACGGCTGAGATGA
- a CDS encoding nitronate monooxygenase: METRLTKLLGITYPIIQGGMAWVSEANLATAVSNAGGAGIIASGGRATDWVRAEIRKAKTLTNKPFGVNVMLMAPNKDEIVDMICEEKVAFVTLGAGNPIPYFAKFHQAGIKVIPVVPNVKLAKRVEAAGADAIVIEGMEAGGHIGTLTTMALLTNVIPEISVPVIAAGGIVDGRGIAAALLMGASGVQMGSRFLLTEECMLHPKAKQRIIEAEDTDSVVTGYSRGHGVRGLKSKFTDKYLELERSGAPQDELDALATGTNRLAAVDGDVENGLVQVGQSLNRLKDIKPVKQVIEELMAETIRTLSNAGNLVK, encoded by the coding sequence TTGGAAACAAGACTGACGAAATTGCTTGGTATAACTTACCCAATCATTCAGGGCGGAATGGCTTGGGTCTCGGAAGCCAACCTTGCAACTGCCGTGTCTAATGCCGGCGGCGCAGGCATTATTGCCAGCGGCGGTCGGGCTACCGATTGGGTGCGTGCTGAAATTCGCAAGGCCAAAACGTTAACTAACAAGCCATTCGGCGTCAATGTAATGCTGATGGCGCCGAACAAAGACGAAATCGTCGACATGATCTGCGAAGAAAAGGTGGCCTTTGTCACGCTAGGAGCGGGTAATCCTATACCATACTTTGCTAAATTTCATCAAGCCGGAATAAAGGTTATACCGGTTGTTCCCAACGTGAAACTGGCCAAGCGGGTTGAAGCGGCCGGCGCCGACGCTATTGTCATCGAAGGCATGGAGGCCGGCGGACATATCGGGACATTGACCACTATGGCTTTACTAACTAACGTTATCCCCGAAATATCCGTCCCGGTCATAGCTGCTGGCGGCATTGTCGACGGGAGAGGTATCGCTGCAGCGTTATTAATGGGCGCTTCCGGCGTGCAAATGGGGTCTCGCTTTCTCTTAACCGAAGAATGTATGCTTCACCCGAAAGCCAAGCAGCGGATTATTGAGGCCGAAGACACCGACTCGGTAGTAACCGGCTATTCGCGCGGCCACGGCGTAAGGGGTTTGAAAAGCAAATTTACCGATAAATATTTAGAACTTGAACGGAGCGGCGCTCCCCAAGATGAGCTTGATGCCTTGGCGACCGGCACAAACCGGTTGGCAGCGGTCGACGGCGACGTCGAAAATGGATTAGTTCAGGTAGGGCAAAGCCTTAATAGGCTAAAAGACATAAAACCCGTTAAACAAGTTATCGAAGAACTAATGGCCGAAACCATTCGCACCCTGTCAAACGCCGGCAATTTGGTCAAGTAA
- a CDS encoding TRAP transporter substrate-binding protein, producing the protein MKGKKLLVAALSLFVAGSLLVSGCGSKSGSQGDKKTEGAKYTWRLAETHPPDYPTTMGDKKFAELVYERTNGRIKIEVFPSGQLGEEKAVIEQVQLGAIELTRVNASPLAEFNKNFGVLSLPYIFDNDTHLWKFLQGDAGNKLLDSLEKSKMKGLAYYDSGARSFYARKPLNSIDDLKGLKIRVQQSKINMDMIAALGASATPMPYGEVFSALQTGVIDAAENNYPSYFSSNHYQVAKYYILDKHQRTPEVLLISKTAWDKLSDEDKKIIKQAALDSVAFQREAWAKYEKDAEAKLRAAGVTITEVKDVKPWQDAVKSVIDKYRDEYKEMLDAIDQARK; encoded by the coding sequence ATGAAAGGCAAAAAACTTCTAGTGGCTGCTCTGTCCCTGTTTGTCGCCGGTTCGCTGCTTGTCAGCGGGTGTGGTTCCAAAAGCGGTTCCCAAGGCGACAAGAAAACGGAAGGAGCCAAATACACCTGGCGCTTGGCTGAAACTCATCCGCCCGATTATCCCACTACCATGGGGGATAAAAAGTTTGCCGAACTCGTGTATGAACGCACCAACGGCCGCATTAAGATTGAAGTATTTCCTTCCGGTCAGTTAGGTGAGGAAAAGGCCGTCATTGAACAAGTACAGCTCGGCGCCATCGAACTTACCCGCGTCAACGCCTCGCCGTTGGCAGAATTCAATAAGAACTTCGGCGTTCTTTCCTTGCCCTACATTTTCGATAATGATACACATTTATGGAAGTTTCTCCAAGGCGATGCTGGGAATAAACTGCTTGACAGTCTTGAGAAATCGAAAATGAAGGGCCTTGCTTACTATGATTCTGGTGCGCGCAGCTTCTATGCCCGCAAGCCTTTAAACAGCATCGACGACCTCAAAGGGCTGAAGATCCGGGTACAACAAAGTAAAATCAATATGGACATGATCGCCGCCCTTGGCGCCAGCGCTACGCCCATGCCTTACGGCGAAGTGTTCAGCGCCCTGCAGACCGGGGTAATTGATGCCGCGGAAAACAACTATCCCAGCTATTTCTCTTCCAACCATTATCAAGTCGCTAAATACTACATCCTTGATAAGCATCAGCGCACCCCGGAAGTGCTCCTGATCAGCAAAACGGCCTGGGATAAGCTGTCGGACGAAGACAAGAAGATTATTAAACAAGCTGCGCTCGACTCTGTTGCGTTCCAGCGCGAAGCCTGGGCTAAGTATGAAAAAGACGCTGAGGCCAAACTGCGCGCCGCCGGCGTAACCATTACCGAGGTGAAGGACGTCAAGCCCTGGCAGGATGCAGTTAAGTCGGTTATTGACAAATATCGCGACGAGTACAAAGAAATGCTTGACGCTATCGACCAGGCCCGCAAGTAA
- a CDS encoding TRAP transporter substrate-binding protein: MRGKKLFAAALSLLVAGAVLVTGCGGGAKTTGEKKEGAKYTFRLAETHPPDYPTTMGDKKFAELVYERTNGRIKIEVFPSGQLGEEKAVIEQVQLGAIEFTRVSASPLAEFNKQLGVLSLPYIFDSDEHMWKFLTSDMGNKMLDGLETSKMKGLAYYSSGSRSFYARKPIKSLDDLKGLKIRVQQSKINMDMISALGASATPMPYGEVFSALQTGVIDGAENNYPSYYSSNHYQVAKYYLLDKHQRVPEVLLVSKAVWDKLSDEDKKIIKQAALDSVKTQRELWDKFEKESEAKLRAAGVTITEVTDVKPWQAAVKPVIDKYGPEYKEVLEAIDKARK; encoded by the coding sequence ATGAGGGGTAAGAAACTGTTTGCCGCGGCGCTGTCGCTCCTGGTAGCCGGCGCGGTCTTGGTTACGGGCTGCGGTGGAGGCGCCAAGACGACAGGCGAGAAAAAAGAAGGCGCCAAGTATACCTTCCGGCTGGCCGAAACACATCCGCCTGATTATCCCACTACAATGGGCGACAAAAAATTTGCCGAACTGGTCTATGAGCGGACCAACGGCCGCATTAAAATCGAAGTATTCCCTTCCGGCCAATTGGGTGAAGAAAAGGCTGTCATCGAACAGGTACAATTAGGCGCCATTGAGTTTACCCGCGTAAGTGCATCGCCGCTGGCCGAGTTCAACAAACAGCTTGGCGTACTGTCGCTGCCGTACATTTTTGACAGTGACGAACATATGTGGAAGTTCTTAACCAGCGACATGGGCAACAAGATGTTGGATGGCTTGGAGACATCCAAAATGAAGGGGTTGGCCTACTACAGCTCCGGTTCCCGTAGCTTCTATGCTCGCAAGCCCATTAAGAGCCTTGACGACCTTAAGGGTCTAAAAATCCGTGTCCAGCAAAGTAAAATCAACATGGATATGATCAGCGCCCTTGGCGCCAGCGCCACGCCGATGCCCTACGGCGAAGTGTTCAGCGCCCTGCAGACCGGCGTAATTGACGGCGCGGAAAACAACTACCCCAGCTACTACTCTTCAAATCACTACCAAGTGGCCAAATATTATCTCCTTGACAAGCACCAGCGGGTACCCGAAGTGCTGCTGGTGAGCAAGGCTGTCTGGGATAAACTGTCGGACGAAGACAAGAAAATCATAAAGCAGGCCGCGCTTGATTCGGTTAAGACCCAGCGCGAACTGTGGGATAAATTCGAAAAAGAGTCCGAAGCCAAGTTGCGCGCCGCCGGGGTAACCATCACCGAAGTTACCGATGTTAAGCCCTGGCAGGCGGCCGTTAAACCGGTTATCGACAAATACGGCCCCGAATACAAAGAAGTGCTTGAAGCCATTGATAAAGCGCGTAAATAA
- a CDS encoding 3D domain-containing protein, giving the protein MKHTGHRKRIKRLKRRFRRLAAALAGAAVITSAMLPGLPAATAHAAANPNAGAPVTAQQVGQDQEKNPVEVNPNASKMPIAVQPNGKAKRMRVVRGKMVADKAIINRQVSEQTKGQQQPEQDSNEQAKTQAADPSRQDQNEQAKTQAADQDRQDNKKQVTARQKAPKDFQQVLDIVATAYAPGPHDNEQWGDKTYLGTKVRPGVIAVDPDIIPLGSRVYIQFPDGTGQYAVAEDTGGAIKGNRIDIALPSVKQAEDFGIQKVKVYVLSTPDTRNA; this is encoded by the coding sequence ATGAAACATACAGGCCACCGCAAACGTATCAAGCGTCTTAAGCGCAGATTTCGTCGCCTGGCGGCCGCACTCGCCGGAGCTGCAGTTATTACGTCGGCGATGTTGCCGGGACTTCCTGCCGCAACCGCCCACGCTGCCGCTAATCCTAATGCCGGCGCCCCGGTTACGGCGCAACAAGTTGGCCAGGATCAGGAAAAAAACCCCGTTGAGGTCAACCCTAATGCCAGTAAAATGCCTATTGCTGTCCAGCCTAATGGGAAGGCTAAGCGAATGCGGGTTGTACGTGGCAAAATGGTAGCAGACAAAGCCATCATTAACCGGCAAGTTAGTGAACAGACGAAAGGGCAGCAACAGCCGGAACAAGACTCAAATGAACAAGCTAAAACGCAGGCTGCCGACCCAAGCAGGCAAGACCAAAATGAGCAAGCCAAAACACAGGCTGCCGACCAAGATAGGCAAGACAATAAAAAGCAAGTGACGGCTCGCCAAAAAGCGCCGAAAGACTTTCAACAGGTTTTGGATATTGTCGCGACAGCGTATGCGCCAGGACCTCACGACAACGAGCAGTGGGGAGATAAGACCTACTTGGGCACCAAAGTTCGGCCAGGTGTCATTGCCGTTGACCCCGACATTATTCCGCTGGGCTCGCGGGTGTATATTCAGTTTCCTGACGGTACCGGCCAATATGCTGTAGCTGAAGATACCGGCGGAGCGATTAAGGGCAACCGCATTGATATTGCCTTGCCATCAGTGAAACAAGCTGAAGATTTTGGCATCCAGAAGGTCAAAGTATATGTGCTCAGCACGCCGGATACACGGAATGCCTAA
- a CDS encoding YbaB/EbfC family nucleoid-associated protein, giving the protein MFGNMGNMAGMMKKVQKLQAEMAKLQEELKQRTLEATAGGGAVTVVITGEKQIKSIKIAPSAVDPDDIEMLEDLVVAAVNEAIKKVDDMMAQEMSKLTGGLNLPPGLL; this is encoded by the coding sequence ATGTTTGGTAATATGGGCAATATGGCCGGGATGATGAAGAAGGTCCAAAAACTGCAGGCTGAAATGGCCAAATTGCAGGAAGAGCTCAAACAACGCACCCTGGAGGCAACGGCCGGCGGCGGGGCTGTTACCGTAGTAATTACCGGCGAAAAGCAAATTAAGTCCATCAAAATTGCGCCATCGGCGGTTGACCCTGATGACATTGAGATGCTAGAAGATCTTGTTGTCGCCGCTGTCAATGAAGCTATCAAAAAAGTGGACGATATGATGGCGCAGGAAATGAGCAAACTAACAGGCGGACTCAATCTGCCGCCGGGGCTGCTATAG
- a CDS encoding TRAP transporter large permease gives MDQSIAITILGVSFVVLMLLRFPIALTLVGSTMLTVLYLDIPLPVVGQQMIQGISSFSLLAIPFFILTGQIMGEGGLAVRLVNMANLLVGRVRGGLALVNSVACMFFGNISGSAVADASSVGSVMIPMMKKKGYDADYAVGVTISSAIQGVVVPPSHNLVLYSIAVGGLSIKALFLAGIIPGLVLLASLMITGYIIAIKRGYQKSDPVPRSEIPGILLHGLASMTPAVIILGGIISGWFTATESGALAATYAFILAFGIYREVPLSRMWPVLKRTFRIVLMVYFLIAASNAFGWIMAYLKLPDLITQVFLSVSDSPFVILLMINILLLLLGGPMDMAPMILILSPVLLPVVTKLGMDPIQFGILMILNSGMGLLTPPVGTVLFVGCAIGKISVEQGTKAMLPFFYSMIVVLMLVTYVPQLSLWLPSLFK, from the coding sequence ATGGATCAAAGCATTGCGATTACCATCTTAGGCGTCAGCTTTGTCGTGCTGATGCTGCTGCGGTTTCCGATCGCTCTGACGCTTGTCGGTTCGACGATGCTTACCGTTCTCTACCTGGACATCCCGCTGCCGGTCGTCGGTCAGCAAATGATTCAGGGTATTAGCAGCTTTTCGCTGCTGGCCATTCCTTTCTTCATTCTTACTGGTCAAATCATGGGCGAAGGCGGGCTGGCGGTGCGCCTTGTCAATATGGCCAACCTCCTGGTCGGCCGGGTGCGCGGCGGCTTGGCGCTGGTCAACAGCGTCGCCTGTATGTTCTTCGGCAATATTTCCGGGTCGGCCGTGGCCGATGCTTCCTCGGTCGGTTCGGTTATGATCCCCATGATGAAAAAGAAAGGCTATGATGCCGACTATGCCGTTGGCGTCACCATCTCGTCGGCAATTCAGGGTGTTGTCGTGCCGCCCAGCCATAACCTGGTCTTATATTCTATTGCCGTCGGCGGCTTGTCGATTAAAGCCCTGTTCCTCGCCGGCATTATTCCCGGGCTGGTTCTGCTGGCCTCCCTGATGATTACCGGTTACATCATTGCCATAAAACGGGGCTACCAAAAGAGCGACCCAGTGCCGCGCAGTGAAATTCCTGGCATTCTGCTGCACGGTCTTGCCTCCATGACCCCGGCGGTCATTATCCTTGGCGGCATCATTTCCGGCTGGTTTACGGCCACCGAATCCGGCGCCCTTGCTGCAACCTACGCTTTTATCCTCGCCTTCGGCATTTACCGGGAAGTGCCGCTCAGCCGCATGTGGCCTGTTCTCAAACGCACTTTTCGTATCGTGCTCATGGTGTACTTCCTGATTGCCGCGTCCAACGCCTTCGGTTGGATTATGGCCTACCTCAAACTGCCCGACCTTATTACCCAGGTTTTCCTCAGTGTTTCTGACAGTCCTTTTGTCATCCTGCTGATGATCAACATCCTGCTGCTCCTCTTAGGCGGCCCCATGGACATGGCGCCCATGATTCTCATCTTATCGCCTGTTCTCTTGCCGGTTGTTACTAAGCTGGGGATGGATCCCATCCAGTTCGGTATTCTCATGATCCTAAACTCCGGCATGGGCCTGCTTACCCCGCCGGTCGGTACCGTCCTGTTCGTCGGCTGCGCCATCGGCAAAATTTCCGTCGAACAAGGGACGAAAGCAATGCTGCCCTTCTTCTATAGCATGATTGTTGTGCTGATGCTGGTCACCTATGTGCCGCAGCTGTCGCTCTGGTTGCCCAGTCTGTTTAAATAA
- a CDS encoding flavodoxin family protein, whose amino-acid sequence MKVVAFNGSPRANGNTAYALNVVGEELKKEGIEFEVIQVGNKMIRGCIACMGCVKNQNERCAIANDEVNDWIQKMKEADGILLGSPVYYAGIPGTMKSFLDRAFFVTSVNQSMLRHKVGATVAVVRRSGGVATFDALNRYIMYSEMIMPTSNYWNVTHGHGAGEAVKDEEGNQILRILGKNMAWLLKVLAAGKPHVKPVPPEAKILTNFIR is encoded by the coding sequence ATGAAAGTTGTTGCTTTTAACGGTAGCCCCCGTGCCAACGGCAATACGGCCTATGCGCTGAATGTTGTCGGCGAGGAGTTGAAAAAGGAAGGAATAGAATTTGAGGTAATTCAAGTCGGCAACAAAATGATAAGAGGCTGCATTGCCTGCATGGGGTGCGTCAAAAACCAAAATGAACGCTGTGCTATCGCTAATGATGAAGTAAATGACTGGATCCAAAAGATGAAAGAGGCGGATGGAATATTGCTGGGGTCGCCAGTATATTATGCGGGCATTCCGGGAACGATGAAGTCTTTCCTGGACCGGGCTTTTTTCGTCACGTCTGTCAACCAGTCGATGCTGCGGCATAAAGTTGGCGCGACAGTTGCCGTGGTCCGCCGGTCGGGTGGTGTTGCAACGTTCGATGCGCTTAATCGCTATATTATGTACTCGGAGATGATAATGCCGACATCGAATTACTGGAATGTAACCCATGGCCACGGTGCTGGCGAAGCAGTGAAAGACGAGGAAGGGAACCAGATTTTGCGTATTTTGGGCAAAAACATGGCCTGGTTGTTAAAAGTCTTGGCAGCCGGCAAACCGCATGTAAAACCTGTGCCGCCAGAAGCGAAAATACTTACCAATTTTATCCGCTGA
- a CDS encoding YaaL family protein: MQNLWQNLIEGAQERSRAIAAALLTTEKPEPKPLPPLSEVVEQARQEWLSAQNYYNNVSDSDLVDHAVYLLQAAEKKYMYLLKLARKEGITHSPYS; encoded by the coding sequence TTGCAAAACCTATGGCAAAACCTTATCGAGGGCGCTCAAGAACGCAGCCGGGCGATTGCCGCTGCCCTGCTGACGACCGAAAAACCGGAGCCCAAACCGCTGCCGCCCTTGTCGGAGGTGGTGGAACAGGCGCGGCAGGAATGGTTGAGCGCTCAGAATTATTACAATAATGTATCTGACAGCGATTTGGTTGATCATGCCGTATACCTATTGCAGGCGGCGGAGAAAAAGTACATGTATTTGCTTAAGCTGGCCCGCAAGGAAGGAATTACGCACTCGCCCTATTCGTAA
- a CDS encoding gamma carbonic anhydrase family protein, translating into MKFEGVEPVRARETFVADGAKVIGKVTMKEYSSVWFNTVVRGDVNYIEIGRYTNIQDNSVVHVADDCPTIIGDYVTVGHGCIIHGATIEDHCLIGMGAIVLNKAVIGKGSIIAAGALVREGQVIPPHSLVVGVPGKVIKQVPDEWNSIHAQAVKYKTLWTERYGLLPDAGGERYHGEKIV; encoded by the coding sequence ATGAAATTTGAAGGTGTAGAGCCAGTCAGGGCTCGCGAAACTTTCGTAGCCGACGGCGCCAAAGTTATCGGCAAGGTTACTATGAAAGAATATAGCAGCGTATGGTTTAATACCGTAGTCCGCGGCGACGTCAACTACATTGAAATCGGGCGTTATACCAACATCCAGGATAATAGCGTCGTCCATGTCGCCGATGACTGCCCGACAATTATTGGCGACTATGTAACAGTCGGCCACGGCTGTATCATTCACGGCGCAACAATCGAAGATCATTGCTTGATCGGCATGGGCGCCATCGTGCTGAATAAAGCGGTAATCGGTAAAGGCAGCATCATCGCTGCCGGCGCCTTAGTCCGGGAAGGACAAGTAATCCCGCCACACTCACTTGTCGTCGGGGTGCCGGGCAAAGTCATTAAACAAGTGCCCGACGAATGGAATAGTATTCATGCCCAAGCAGTCAAATATAAGACGCTCTGGACGGAGCGGTATGGGCTTCTGCCTGACGCCGGCGGCGAACGTTATCACGGTGAAAAAATAGTTTAA
- a CDS encoding TRAP transporter small permease, with amino-acid sequence MQLLRRIALALDTALETFALLALLSMILIVTMTVFTRKLFNFVFFWSEEVTLLLLVWFAFMGMAIGFREGLHLAMDTITGLFPKWFNKGLDKLIQLSTFAFGLYLIIQGWDFTVLMHDSTLAATKLPNSTLYAVMPVTGFMVCAYSALQFFGVDTKRHQGLEEGAE; translated from the coding sequence GTGCAACTGTTACGCCGGATCGCGCTGGCTCTGGACACGGCGCTGGAAACGTTTGCGCTGCTGGCCTTGTTGTCCATGATCCTCATTGTCACCATGACGGTTTTTACGCGCAAGCTGTTTAACTTTGTATTCTTCTGGTCGGAAGAAGTAACGCTGCTGCTGTTAGTCTGGTTCGCCTTCATGGGCATGGCGATTGGTTTTCGCGAGGGCCTGCATTTGGCCATGGATACCATTACCGGCTTGTTCCCCAAATGGTTTAACAAAGGGCTGGACAAACTGATCCAACTTAGTACATTTGCTTTTGGTCTTTATTTAATTATTCAGGGCTGGGATTTTACCGTCCTTATGCATGATTCTACCCTGGCGGCCACTAAGCTGCCTAATAGTACCCTGTATGCCGTTATGCCGGTGACCGGGTTTATGGTTTGTGCCTATTCCGCCCTCCAATTTTTCGGGGTGGATACCAAACGCCACCAAGGTTTAGAGGAAGGAGCGGAATAA